The proteins below are encoded in one region of Fibrella aestuarina BUZ 2:
- a CDS encoding LOG family protein — protein MQSIVVYCGSSPGVKPIYKEVAVELGQKLAARRIRLIYGGGGFGLMGNVADTVLLNGGEVTGVIPNFLAQLEVAHQTLTEIHFVETMHERKYKMVHLAKGVIALPGGYGTFDELFEILAWRQLKLYDGPIAIINVDGYYDLMLQQLDRCVADGFLKPENRALLIVTNTVDECLMAIENFWESV, from the coding sequence ATGCAAAGCATTGTCGTGTACTGTGGCTCATCGCCGGGGGTGAAGCCGATTTACAAGGAAGTCGCTGTTGAACTGGGCCAGAAACTGGCGGCCCGGCGTATCCGCCTGATTTATGGCGGAGGTGGATTTGGCCTAATGGGCAATGTAGCCGACACGGTGCTGCTTAACGGCGGCGAAGTGACGGGCGTTATCCCGAATTTTCTGGCTCAACTAGAGGTAGCCCACCAAACGCTGACGGAGATCCATTTTGTCGAAACCATGCATGAGCGGAAGTACAAAATGGTGCATCTGGCCAAAGGTGTCATTGCGCTGCCAGGTGGCTACGGCACGTTCGACGAACTGTTCGAGATTCTGGCGTGGCGGCAACTTAAACTCTACGACGGGCCCATCGCCATCATCAACGTCGACGGTTATTACGACCTGATGCTACAGCAACTCGACCGCTGCGTAGCCGATGGGTTCCTGAAACCCGAAAACCGCGCCTTGCTGATTGTGACCAATACCGTCGACGAATGCCTGATGGCGATCGAGAATTTCTGGGAATCGGTGTAA
- the prfA gene encoding peptide chain release factor 1 translates to MIEQLEAIRERFNEVGQQIVQPEVVSDPKRFMKLSKEYKELDRIVQQYVSYQQVLAEIENARQLIATEKDEDFRELAKEELEQLQPRRDQLEADLKEMLIPKDPNDSRNIILEVRGGTGGDEAAIFAGDIFRMYQRFCDKMGWKMSIVDFTEGSSGGYKEIVAEVEGEDVYGKMKFESGVHRVQRVPATETQGRIHTSAASVAVLPEAEEVDVDLNMNDIRKDTFCSSGAGGQSVNTTYSAVRLTHIPTGLVVQCQDERSQLKNFDKALTVLRSRLYEIELQKHNDAIASQRKTMVGSGDRSDKIRTYNYPQSRVTDHRIGMTVYNLPAVMDGDIGDFIEQLRIAENAERLKEGAGA, encoded by the coding sequence ATGATTGAGCAATTAGAAGCCATACGCGAACGCTTCAATGAAGTGGGGCAGCAGATTGTGCAGCCCGAGGTGGTCTCAGACCCCAAACGCTTCATGAAGCTGAGCAAAGAATATAAGGAACTCGACCGGATCGTGCAGCAGTACGTGTCGTATCAGCAGGTGCTGGCCGAAATCGAAAACGCCCGCCAACTGATCGCGACCGAGAAAGACGAAGATTTCCGCGAACTCGCCAAAGAAGAACTGGAGCAACTGCAACCTCGCCGCGATCAGCTCGAAGCCGATTTGAAGGAGATGCTGATTCCGAAAGATCCCAACGACAGCCGCAACATCATTCTGGAAGTGCGCGGCGGTACGGGTGGCGACGAAGCGGCCATTTTTGCGGGCGACATCTTCCGCATGTACCAGCGTTTTTGCGACAAAATGGGCTGGAAAATGTCGATCGTCGACTTTACAGAGGGCTCATCGGGCGGTTACAAAGAAATTGTGGCCGAAGTGGAAGGCGAAGACGTCTACGGCAAGATGAAATTCGAGTCGGGCGTGCACCGGGTGCAACGCGTACCGGCTACCGAAACGCAGGGGCGCATTCACACGTCGGCAGCCAGCGTGGCGGTACTGCCCGAAGCCGAGGAGGTCGACGTAGACCTGAACATGAACGACATCCGGAAGGACACGTTCTGTTCGTCGGGCGCGGGTGGTCAGTCGGTAAACACCACCTACTCGGCTGTGCGGCTGACCCACATCCCAACGGGGCTTGTGGTGCAATGCCAGGACGAGCGGTCGCAGCTGAAAAACTTCGACAAGGCGCTGACGGTACTACGGTCGCGGCTCTACGAAATCGAGTTGCAGAAACACAACGACGCCATTGCCTCGCAGCGTAAAACGATGGTAGGCAGCGGTGACCGGTCCGATAAGATACGTACCTACAACTACCCGCAAAGTCGCGTGACTGACCACCGCATTGGCATGACGGTCTACAACCTGCCTGCCGTAATGGATGGCGACATCGGCGACTTTATCGAGCAACTGCGCATCGCCGAAAACGCCGAACGTCTCAAAGAAGGCGCTGGCGCGTAA
- a CDS encoding UDP-N-acetylmuramate--L-alanine ligase — protein MPQAYHFIAIGGSAMHNLAMALHQQGHTITGSDDEIYDPARTRLAQRGLLPDQMGWFPDRLHAGLDGVILGMHARADNPELARAQELGLPIFSYPEFIYAQSRQKQRVVIAGSHGKTTITSMILHVLKYNNRQFDYLVGAQIDGFETMVKLTGDSDASGAPVIVIEGDEYASSPIDRRPKFLHYQPHMALISGIAWDHVNIYPTYDEYVDQFELLADQMPKAGVLLFDETDNLLDVIGEKERPDVQKVPYDAHPHLIRDGRTYLTTASGTEVPLQVFGLHNMKNIAGAMAVCDRLGVSDEQFYEAIQTFAGAARRLETVVQTDTQIVYRDFAHAPSKVEATTEAVKAQFPDKRLLACVELHTFSSLNKAFLSQYEHTLDAADIAAVYYNAHTLAIKRLEPISPDDIRAAFNKPDLAVFTETADLTNFLHQNQTTADVFLMMSSGTFGGLDLKNVIR, from the coding sequence ATGCCGCAGGCATATCACTTTATTGCCATTGGAGGCTCGGCCATGCACAACCTGGCCATGGCGCTTCATCAGCAGGGGCACACCATCACCGGCTCCGACGACGAAATTTACGACCCCGCCCGCACCCGGCTGGCCCAACGGGGGCTGCTGCCCGATCAGATGGGCTGGTTTCCCGACCGCCTGCACGCAGGCCTCGACGGCGTCATCCTGGGCATGCACGCCCGCGCCGACAACCCCGAACTGGCCCGGGCGCAGGAGCTGGGTCTACCCATTTTTTCGTACCCCGAATTCATCTACGCCCAAAGCCGCCAGAAACAGCGGGTTGTGATTGCCGGTAGCCACGGTAAAACCACCATCACGTCGATGATCCTGCACGTGCTGAAATACAACAACCGGCAGTTCGACTACCTGGTGGGCGCGCAGATCGACGGGTTTGAGACGATGGTGAAACTGACCGGCGACAGCGATGCCAGCGGCGCGCCCGTGATTGTCATCGAAGGCGATGAATATGCCTCTTCGCCCATCGACCGTCGGCCCAAGTTTCTGCATTATCAGCCGCATATGGCGCTCATCAGCGGTATCGCCTGGGACCACGTCAACATTTACCCGACCTACGACGAGTATGTCGATCAGTTCGAGCTGCTGGCCGACCAGATGCCCAAAGCCGGGGTGCTGCTCTTCGACGAAACCGATAACCTGCTCGACGTGATCGGCGAAAAAGAGCGGCCCGACGTGCAGAAAGTGCCCTACGATGCGCATCCGCACCTGATTCGGGACGGCCGAACGTACCTGACGACCGCCTCTGGTACGGAGGTGCCGTTGCAGGTGTTTGGTCTGCACAACATGAAAAATATTGCAGGAGCTATGGCCGTCTGCGACCGGCTGGGCGTATCCGACGAGCAGTTTTATGAAGCCATCCAGACGTTTGCCGGGGCCGCTCGTCGGCTGGAAACGGTGGTGCAGACCGATACCCAGATCGTGTACCGCGACTTTGCCCACGCCCCTTCCAAAGTTGAGGCCACGACGGAAGCTGTGAAAGCGCAGTTTCCCGATAAGCGGTTGCTCGCCTGTGTGGAACTGCACACGTTCAGCAGCCTCAATAAAGCGTTTCTGAGCCAGTATGAGCACACGCTCGACGCGGCCGACATCGCGGCGGTGTATTACAATGCCCACACGCTGGCCATCAAACGACTGGAGCCGATCTCGCCCGACGACATCCGGGCGGCCTTCAACAAACCCGATCTGGCGGTCTTTACGGAAACCGCTGACCTGACCAATTTTCTCCACCAAAACCAAACAACCGCCGATGTATTCCTGATGATGAGTTCAGGTACGTTCGGCGGGTTGGATTTAAAAAATGTCATTAGGTAG
- a CDS encoding OmpA family protein, giving the protein MNWRNGLTAGLLVLTGYVGWAQAPVATPPASAYKGENLGPQVNSIYNEGNPLISPDGKTLYYTREDHPNNTKFADKDNGSADIWYSEWQPSNQWGPARRMGSPLNQFNHNAVFSITPDGNTLLLRGAYVNGQYETRGFSISKRTASGWGVPEKLNIANYEKLSKGQFDFAYLTVDGKTLLLSFSEKRNGLKDDLYVSFRQKNGSWSEPMNLGADVNTDDFTETTPFLAPDGVTLYFSTNRPGGQGDNDVWVTRRVDKTWKRWSKPQNLGPSVNTDGYDAYYSISALGDNAFLTTFKGVQGKGGDIVRINMVQPTPPKGAADSTTLAQNDPTKNGDPISRPDPVAMISGTVIDQKTGRPIAAEIIYSTLPDGAEAGRATADPVTGQYKIVLPYGQKYTMRAVTPDYIAVGENVDLTNKPTGPATAMLEIKGKELKMVPILEGEVVRLNNVFFDTGKAILRDESGPELDRIVTLLNDKPKLVIEVDGHTDNTGSNEINNKLSQDRADAVREYLIGKGIEPDRVASKGFGETKPVATNDTDEGRQQNRRVEFVILKK; this is encoded by the coding sequence ATGAACTGGAGAAACGGCCTGACGGCCGGATTGTTGGTATTGACTGGGTACGTTGGTTGGGCGCAGGCTCCGGTGGCTACCCCGCCTGCCTCGGCGTATAAAGGCGAAAACCTGGGTCCACAGGTCAATTCGATCTATAACGAGGGCAATCCGCTCATCAGCCCCGACGGTAAAACGCTGTACTACACCCGCGAAGACCATCCCAACAACACCAAGTTTGCCGACAAAGACAATGGCAGCGCCGACATCTGGTATTCGGAGTGGCAACCCAGCAATCAGTGGGGGCCAGCCCGGCGGATGGGCTCGCCGCTGAACCAGTTCAACCACAACGCCGTGTTCAGCATCACGCCCGACGGTAACACGCTGCTGTTGCGCGGGGCCTACGTGAATGGGCAGTACGAAACGCGCGGTTTCTCGATCAGCAAACGCACGGCGAGCGGTTGGGGTGTTCCCGAAAAGCTGAACATCGCTAACTACGAAAAGCTGAGCAAAGGCCAGTTCGATTTTGCCTACCTGACCGTCGACGGTAAGACGCTGCTGCTGTCGTTCAGCGAAAAACGCAATGGCCTGAAAGACGACCTGTATGTATCGTTTCGGCAGAAAAATGGCTCGTGGAGCGAACCCATGAACCTCGGTGCCGACGTGAATACCGACGACTTCACGGAAACGACGCCGTTTCTGGCGCCCGACGGGGTCACGCTGTATTTCTCGACCAACCGGCCCGGCGGGCAGGGCGACAACGACGTATGGGTAACGCGCCGCGTCGACAAAACCTGGAAACGCTGGTCGAAGCCGCAGAACCTCGGCCCCAGCGTGAACACCGACGGCTACGATGCGTATTACTCCATCTCGGCGCTCGGCGACAACGCCTTTCTGACCACCTTCAAGGGCGTTCAGGGCAAAGGCGGCGATATCGTCCGGATCAACATGGTACAACCCACGCCCCCCAAAGGCGCAGCCGACTCCACCACACTAGCTCAGAACGACCCGACCAAAAACGGCGACCCGATCTCGCGCCCTGACCCAGTGGCGATGATTTCGGGCACGGTGATCGACCAGAAGACGGGCCGTCCCATTGCAGCCGAGATTATCTACAGCACCTTGCCCGACGGGGCCGAAGCCGGCCGCGCCACCGCCGACCCAGTTACGGGGCAATACAAGATTGTGTTGCCCTACGGCCAGAAGTACACCATGCGAGCCGTCACACCTGATTACATCGCTGTGGGCGAAAACGTCGACCTGACGAACAAGCCCACCGGCCCAGCCACGGCCATGCTCGAGATCAAGGGGAAGGAGTTGAAGATGGTGCCGATTCTGGAGGGGGAAGTCGTCCGGCTGAACAATGTCTTTTTCGACACGGGTAAAGCCATTCTACGCGACGAATCGGGGCCCGAGCTCGACCGGATTGTAACGTTGCTCAACGACAAACCCAAACTCGTAATCGAGGTAGACGGGCATACCGATAATACGGGCTCCAACGAGATCAACAACAAACTTTCGCAGGACCGCGCCGACGCCGTGCGCGAATACCTGATCGGCAAGGGCATCGAACCTGACCGCGTCGCCAGCAAAGGCTTTGGCGAAACCAAACCTGTAGCCACCAACGACACCGACGAAGGCCGTCAGCAAAACCGCCGCGTCGAGTTCGTGATTCTGAAGAAATGA
- a CDS encoding oxoprolinase family protein, translating into MWQIWIDTGGTFTDGLALDPTGTLHRTKVLSSSRLRGQLIDGRLIAPWLVAPIFDGYTLRLVDTDETYPVLSLSVDGHLQLAGGTYPANATVELYTSEEAPVLAARLLTQTPLSQSFPALDMRLGTTKGTNALLERKGGRVALLVTEGFRDLLLIGTQQRPDLFQLAIPPADVLYDSVLEVPERIAADGAIIQPLTDEAIADLIAQLHDGRPDAVAVSLLNAYQNPDHERKLADALAAAGFAIVTRSTAVSTAPGYVSRTQTTVADAYLTPVLRTYLTNVQTQLGGHPVRLMTSAGGLVRADLFQPKDSLLSGPAGGVIGAAAVAPTDTLLTLDMGGTSTDVARIVDGQPDHRFSTTIGPFELQLPSLAIETVAAGGGSICWFDALTGQLRVGPQSAGATPGPACYGATPSGTLPSLTITDINLLLGRLHPRQFGIPVFIDKAQAALDAVVKQVSQATGEPADPLALLHGFASIADETMAGAIRKISVARGFDPAQYSLLVFGGAGGLHGCAVARLLGMTRLILPFDGGLLSAYGIGQAQIERRASRSVMRPLLSVSDQLSSWFDELTKQATTELRQDVAQETAVGTLARTAFLRLQGQEATVPVAFIGTLETTFREAYEQRYGYVPENRAIEVESLRVTVGTLPPATDTPPPLPTTRPARPAFQTDQYPAYDWTQLQPGDTFSGPALLLNTTSSAFIDEGWLLTIQPDKTAVAAWRGTLSRQAGNHANEVIQLELFTQRFRAIADEMGAQLQRTAFSVNVKERLDFSCALLDAQGRLVVNAPHIPVHLGSLGICARLVLDKLAQDGTPLGPGDVAITNHPKYGGSHLPDVTLLQGVYDEQQRLIGYVINRAHHAEIGGKTPGSMPPDATSLVEEGVVLVPQLIIRQGKFQWEDGLEAAFTQAMYPTRALAENRADLEAAIASLHSGETALQALVRAHGLDVVHHYMSRLQQSATDAIRAVLAPYDGQTFEATETLDDGHPIQVRMAVTDQTLTIDLTGTGSVHPNNLNANVSILHSAVLYVLRLWVGQHVDATNIPLNEGLMQPVRFVLPNSSLLNPIFPDEPTQCPAVVGGNTEVSQRLVDTLLKALGLAACSQGTMNNFLFGNDSLGYYETIGGGAGATHGQAGRSGVHQHMTNTRLTDPETLERRYPVRLWRFSLRPNSGGAGQWRGGDGLVRELEFLAPMQVTLVSQHRTVAPYGLNGGLPGQPGQQTLIEPDGTETALPGLFSRRLHTGERIRLETPGGGGVGSDER; encoded by the coding sequence ATGTGGCAAATCTGGATTGATACGGGCGGCACCTTCACCGACGGCCTCGCCCTCGACCCCACCGGCACCCTACACCGAACCAAAGTTCTCAGCAGCAGTCGGCTGCGGGGGCAGCTTATCGACGGACGGCTAATCGCGCCCTGGCTCGTAGCCCCGATTTTCGATGGCTACACCCTCCGGCTGGTCGACACCGACGAAACGTATCCGGTTCTGTCGCTAAGCGTCGACGGCCATCTGCAACTGGCCGGGGGAACGTACCCAGCCAACGCTACGGTCGAGTTGTATACGAGCGAAGAAGCCCCCGTGCTGGCAGCACGTCTGCTTACTCAAACGCCGCTGAGTCAGTCCTTCCCAGCACTGGATATGCGGCTGGGTACCACCAAAGGTACCAACGCGCTGCTCGAGCGGAAAGGCGGGCGCGTGGCGTTGCTCGTCACGGAAGGCTTCCGCGACCTGCTGCTCATCGGCACTCAGCAACGCCCAGACCTCTTCCAACTCGCCATTCCGCCCGCCGACGTGCTGTACGACAGCGTACTCGAAGTACCAGAACGCATCGCTGCCGATGGAGCCATCATCCAGCCCCTCACCGACGAAGCCATCGCCGACCTGATCGCTCAACTGCACGACGGTCGGCCCGACGCCGTGGCCGTGTCGCTACTCAACGCCTATCAGAACCCCGATCACGAACGCAAGCTGGCCGACGCACTTGCGGCTGCCGGTTTCGCCATCGTTACGCGCTCGACAGCCGTATCGACAGCACCTGGGTACGTGTCGCGCACCCAAACGACGGTGGCCGATGCGTACCTGACGCCCGTGTTACGAACGTACCTGACCAACGTCCAAACGCAGTTGGGCGGCCATCCAGTCCGGCTCATGACGAGCGCGGGCGGGCTGGTGCGGGCCGATCTGTTCCAGCCGAAAGACAGCCTGCTGAGTGGGCCGGCGGGGGGCGTTATTGGTGCCGCAGCGGTTGCGCCAACTGACACTTTGTTGACGCTCGATATGGGCGGTACCAGCACCGACGTCGCCCGCATCGTCGATGGGCAACCCGATCATCGATTTTCGACTACCATCGGCCCATTTGAGTTGCAACTGCCTTCGCTGGCGATCGAAACGGTAGCGGCGGGGGGCGGCTCGATCTGCTGGTTTGATGCCCTGACGGGCCAACTGCGCGTTGGGCCGCAGAGCGCGGGCGCTACCCCCGGCCCGGCCTGTTACGGTGCCACGCCATCAGGTACGTTGCCCAGCCTCACGATCACCGACATTAACCTGTTGCTGGGGCGGCTGCATCCCCGGCAGTTTGGCATTCCCGTGTTCATCGACAAAGCGCAGGCGGCGCTCGACGCGGTGGTCAAGCAGGTGAGTCAGGCAACGGGCGAGCCAGCCGATCCCCTTGCTTTGCTGCACGGGTTTGCCAGCATCGCCGACGAAACGATGGCCGGGGCCATTCGTAAAATCTCGGTGGCGCGAGGGTTCGATCCGGCGCAGTACAGCTTGCTGGTGTTTGGCGGCGCGGGTGGCCTGCACGGTTGCGCGGTAGCCCGCCTGCTGGGTATGACCCGCCTGATACTGCCATTCGACGGCGGCCTGCTCAGCGCGTATGGCATCGGTCAGGCGCAGATTGAACGCCGGGCGAGTCGGTCGGTGATGCGGCCACTTTTGTCGGTGTCTGACCAATTGAGTAGCTGGTTCGACGAGTTGACGAAGCAGGCCACTACTGAGTTGCGCCAGGATGTTGCTCAGGAAACGGCCGTGGGTACGTTAGCCCGAACCGCGTTTTTACGGCTGCAAGGCCAGGAAGCGACGGTACCGGTTGCTTTTATCGGCACGTTGGAAACGACGTTTCGAGAGGCCTATGAGCAACGCTACGGGTACGTTCCCGAAAACCGGGCAATCGAAGTAGAAAGCCTCCGGGTAACGGTGGGTACGTTGCCCCCTGCTACCGATACGCCCCCTCCGCTCCCGACGACGCGCCCCGCACGCCCGGCCTTCCAGACCGACCAGTACCCCGCCTACGACTGGACCCAACTCCAACCCGGCGATACCTTCAGTGGTCCGGCGCTATTGCTCAATACCACCTCGTCGGCCTTTATTGACGAAGGCTGGTTACTGACTATTCAGCCGGATAAAACAGCTGTCGCGGCCTGGCGAGGTACGTTATCCAGACAGGCTGGAAACCACGCCAATGAGGTTATTCAGCTGGAACTGTTTACTCAGCGATTCCGGGCCATTGCCGACGAAATGGGTGCTCAATTGCAGCGAACGGCCTTTTCGGTCAACGTAAAAGAGCGGCTCGATTTCTCCTGTGCCCTGCTCGACGCGCAGGGGCGGCTGGTGGTCAATGCGCCGCACATTCCCGTGCATCTGGGCAGTCTCGGCATCTGTGCCCGGCTGGTGCTCGACAAACTCGCGCAAGATGGCACGCCCCTCGGCCCCGGCGACGTTGCCATTACCAACCACCCAAAATATGGCGGCTCGCACTTGCCTGACGTGACGTTGTTGCAGGGTGTATACGACGAGCAGCAACGCCTTATCGGGTACGTCATCAACCGGGCTCACCATGCCGAAATTGGCGGTAAAACGCCGGGGTCCATGCCGCCCGATGCCACGTCGCTGGTCGAAGAGGGCGTGGTGCTGGTCCCGCAGTTAATTATCCGGCAAGGGAAATTTCAGTGGGAAGACGGGCTGGAAGCGGCGTTCACACAGGCAATGTACCCAACGCGTGCGCTGGCCGAAAACCGGGCCGATCTGGAAGCCGCCATTGCCTCGCTCCATTCGGGCGAAACGGCCCTGCAAGCGCTGGTTCGGGCACACGGCCTCGACGTTGTTCACCACTATATGAGCCGGTTGCAGCAGTCGGCAACGGACGCCATCCGGGCTGTACTCGCGCCGTATGACGGCCAGACGTTCGAAGCCACCGAAACCCTCGACGACGGACACCCCATCCAGGTACGTATGGCTGTTACGGACCAGACGCTCACGATCGACCTGACAGGCACGGGGTCGGTGCATCCCAACAACCTCAACGCCAACGTCTCCATCCTGCATTCGGCGGTGCTGTATGTGCTGCGGCTCTGGGTGGGGCAGCATGTCGACGCCACCAATATTCCGCTCAACGAAGGCCTGATGCAGCCCGTCCGGTTTGTGCTGCCCAATTCGTCGCTGCTGAACCCGATTTTTCCCGACGAGCCTACGCAATGCCCGGCGGTAGTGGGGGGTAATACCGAGGTAAGTCAGCGGCTGGTGGATACGTTGCTCAAGGCGCTGGGGCTGGCGGCGTGTAGCCAGGGCACGATGAACAATTTCCTGTTTGGCAATGACTCGCTGGGCTATTACGAAACCATCGGCGGCGGCGCAGGGGCCACACACGGGCAGGCGGGCCGGTCGGGCGTGCATCAGCACATGACCAACACCCGCCTCACCGACCCCGAAACCCTTGAACGCCGGTATCCGGTACGTCTGTGGCGGTTTAGCCTGCGCCCCAACTCGGGCGGGGCCGGGCAATGGCGCGGGGGCGATGGGCTGGTGCGCGAGCTTGAATTCCTGGCACCCATGCAGGTCACGCTGGTGAGTCAGCACCGCACGGTAGCGCCCTATGGCCTCAACGGGGGGCTACCCGGCCAACCCGGTCAGCAAACGCTCATCGAGCCGGATGGCACCGAGACCGCGTTGCCCGGCCTGTTTTCCCGCCGCCTACACACTGGCGAGCGAATCCGGCTCGAAACCCCTGGCGGTGGCGGAGTTGGTAGTGATGAACGATGA
- a CDS encoding DUF5690 family protein: MKSPAFASNSAALTAFGAVAAFCTYACMYAFRKGITAVTFEGMAFAGINYKIWLVTAQVLGYAASKGIGIKIVSEMTPGRRAAAILAFTGFALLALLAFALVPAPWNIVFLFLNGLPLGMVYGIMLGFLEGRRQTDAMVAGLTASFIFASGFVKTVALTIKASWGVSEFWLPFVTGMLFVAPILLSIYALTRLPPPTDEDRALRTTRQPMNRLERQSFVREFGPGLALLIGSYVLLTAFRDFRDNFGPEIMKDAGVQNPGIFAQTETLIAVGILLVMALLQRVTDNFRAFALLNGLMLLGGVTVGLSTWAYTAGSLPAGTWFLLTGLGLYMAYVPCNGLYFERLVAAFRYVGTVGFMVTLADWYGYLGSVGVLLYKNFGQGTISYRQFFVYGAYTLAIIYGLLVLASFVYFRTRYRQTAATQQVVGTL, from the coding sequence ATGAAATCGCCTGCTTTTGCGTCGAACTCCGCGGCTCTCACTGCCTTTGGTGCGGTGGCCGCGTTCTGCACCTATGCCTGTATGTACGCTTTCCGCAAGGGCATCACCGCCGTTACGTTTGAGGGCATGGCGTTTGCGGGCATCAACTACAAAATCTGGCTGGTGACGGCGCAGGTGCTGGGCTACGCGGCCTCGAAAGGCATCGGCATCAAGATCGTGTCGGAGATGACGCCGGGGCGGCGGGCGGCGGCGATTCTGGCGTTTACGGGTTTTGCCCTGCTGGCGCTGCTGGCCTTTGCGCTGGTACCCGCCCCCTGGAATATTGTCTTTCTGTTTCTGAACGGCCTTCCCCTGGGCATGGTCTACGGCATCATGCTGGGTTTCCTGGAAGGCCGACGCCAAACCGACGCCATGGTAGCGGGGCTGACGGCTTCGTTCATTTTCGCATCGGGCTTCGTCAAAACGGTGGCGCTGACCATCAAGGCCAGTTGGGGCGTGTCGGAGTTCTGGCTGCCGTTCGTGACGGGAATGCTGTTTGTAGCGCCCATCCTGCTGTCGATTTATGCCCTTACGCGCCTCCCCCCACCGACCGACGAAGACCGCGCCCTGCGCACCACCCGCCAGCCCATGAACCGCCTCGAACGGCAATCGTTTGTGCGTGAGTTTGGGCCGGGGCTGGCCCTGCTCATCGGGAGCTACGTGCTGCTCACCGCCTTCCGCGACTTCCGCGACAATTTCGGACCGGAGATCATGAAAGACGCGGGCGTGCAGAACCCCGGCATCTTCGCCCAGACCGAAACGCTCATTGCCGTAGGCATCCTGCTCGTGATGGCGTTGCTCCAGCGCGTGACGGATAACTTCCGGGCATTTGCCCTGCTCAACGGCCTCATGCTACTCGGTGGAGTCACCGTGGGCCTCAGTACCTGGGCCTACACGGCGGGCAGTCTCCCCGCAGGTACGTGGTTTTTGCTGACGGGACTGGGGCTCTACATGGCCTACGTGCCCTGCAACGGCCTGTATTTCGAGCGGCTGGTGGCGGCGTTCCGGTACGTGGGGACGGTCGGGTTTATGGTCACGCTCGCCGACTGGTACGGCTATCTGGGCAGCGTGGGCGTGCTGCTGTACAAGAACTTCGGGCAGGGCACGATCAGCTACCGGCAGTTCTTTGTCTATGGCGCCTACACGCTGGCTATCATCTATGGCCTGCTGGTACTGGCCTCGTTTGTGTACTTCCGAACCCGCTACCGGCAAACGGCAGCCACCCAGCAGGTCGTGGGTACGTTGTGA
- a CDS encoding NUDIX domain-containing protein, whose amino-acid sequence MPKLNFCPVCASPLVQQVVSGRDRLVCSKPCGYVFYDNPLPVVGAIVEYDNDTVVLTQNIGWPADWFGLVTGFLERGEAPADAILREIQEEIGLTQVEIVEFLGIYPFFQRNEIIFTYHVRATGEIVMDETELQAVKITPITELRPWPFGTGPAVKDWLEKRKSEA is encoded by the coding sequence ATGCCGAAACTCAACTTTTGTCCCGTTTGCGCGTCACCACTGGTACAACAGGTCGTTAGCGGGCGCGACCGGCTGGTATGCTCCAAGCCCTGTGGGTACGTCTTCTACGACAACCCGCTGCCCGTGGTTGGGGCCATTGTCGAGTATGACAACGACACGGTGGTGCTTACCCAGAACATCGGCTGGCCCGCCGACTGGTTCGGGCTGGTGACGGGCTTTCTGGAACGCGGCGAAGCGCCCGCCGACGCCATCCTGCGCGAGATTCAGGAAGAGATCGGGCTGACCCAGGTCGAGATCGTCGAGTTTCTGGGCATCTACCCGTTCTTTCAGCGCAACGAAATCATTTTCACCTACCACGTGCGCGCCACCGGCGAGATCGTCATGGACGAAACGGAATTACAGGCCGTAAAAATCACGCCGATCACCGAACTGCGTCCGTGGCCCTTCGGCACCGGCCCCGCCGTGAAAGACTGGCTCGAGAAACGAAAGAGCGAGGCATAA
- a CDS encoding NUDIX hydrolase: protein MNVPNEAIRLTVDAVVFGYRDGQLFVALINRKYPPYADQWALPGGFVAPTETLEEAVQRELREETGIQTRFLEQLYTFGAVDRDPRQRVVSVAYMGLVRPSDFQIQASTDAQDVAWFALNKLPPLAFDHAAILQRALDRLRGKLTYEPIGLNLLDETFPFGDLERLYAAILNKPFDRRNFRKKVLSFNILVEQPQKVTPEKGRPATYYAFDKNRYETLRASGFLFDIK from the coding sequence ATGAACGTACCTAACGAGGCGATCCGGCTGACGGTCGATGCGGTGGTGTTTGGCTACCGCGATGGGCAGCTATTTGTGGCGCTGATCAACCGAAAATACCCGCCCTACGCAGACCAATGGGCCTTACCCGGTGGCTTTGTCGCGCCGACCGAAACGTTGGAAGAGGCCGTTCAGCGCGAATTGCGGGAGGAAACGGGCATTCAGACCCGTTTCCTGGAACAACTCTACACCTTCGGGGCCGTCGATCGCGATCCCCGGCAACGCGTTGTCAGCGTAGCGTACATGGGGCTGGTGCGGCCGTCCGATTTCCAGATTCAGGCCAGCACCGACGCGCAGGATGTGGCCTGGTTTGCGCTCAACAAACTGCCCCCGCTGGCCTTCGACCATGCCGCTATTCTCCAACGGGCGCTCGATCGGTTGCGGGGTAAACTGACCTACGAGCCCATTGGCCTCAACCTGCTCGATGAAACGTTTCCGTTTGGCGACCTCGAACGCCTCTACGCGGCTATTCTGAACAAACCCTTCGACCGGCGTAACTTTCGGAAAAAAGTGCTCAGTTTCAATATTTTAGTTGAACAGCCGCAGAAAGTTACGCCCGAAAAAGGGAGGCCCGCCACCTACTACGCCTTCGACAAAAACCGCTACGAAACCCTCCGCGCTAGTGGGTTTCTGTTCGATATAAAATGA